One window of Cherax quadricarinatus isolate ZL_2023a chromosome 18, ASM3850222v1, whole genome shotgun sequence genomic DNA carries:
- the LOC128689504 gene encoding sulfotransferase 1B1, with protein sequence MRHENHILFLRYEDMTKDLAAVVRQVAAFLGRDVNEEQVSWLTHHCSFKEMSKNPAVNNETFLMAPTQEAKEIKFMRKGKVGDWRNHLTEEQQKAFKQWTLKYLQGSDFPYYQDYE encoded by the exons ATGAGACATGAAAATCACATCCTCTTTCTCCGGTATGAGGACATGACGAAG GACCTGGCGGCAGTAGTGAGGCAAGTGGCAGCTTTTCTAGGAAGAGATGTGAACGAAGAGCAGGTGTCATGGCTGACTCATCACTGCTCCTTCAAGGAAATGAGCAAGAATCCAGCAGTAAATAACGAGACTTTTCTCATGGCACCCACACAAGAGGCAAAGGAAATAAAGTTCATGAGAAAGGGCAAG GTAGGAGACTGGAGGAACCACTTGACTGAGGAGCAGCAAAAGGCTTTCAAACAATGGACGTTGAAGTATCTCCAGGGCTCTGACTTTCCTTACTATCAAGACTACGAATAA